Sequence from the Metopolophium dirhodum isolate CAU chromosome 2, ASM1992520v1, whole genome shotgun sequence genome:
TGACCTACGGTATACTTCGTAGGGATACCTAATAATTCGTCGGTCGAAACCAGAATAAAATTATCTCCACATTATCCTGCTCCGGGATAATGAAGTAAATGAACCATGTTAATGATATGGTGCAAAACTGCAAACATCCTGGTgcgttttttctataaaatacaatgtttttaatttgaccGCGGACATACACCACATCATATTTATCTACCATGAATGTCCAATGGTAATTTGCGAAGTTTTATCACAGAACAATCTTAGTTCGTGGTATGAACCATAGTATTACTATCTTAAATCAtggtataaacaaaatattgaaattatttttttaggttaGCTTCTATTCAACGAAAATCGAAATACGAATACGGTATCTGTCCGACAGATTTTGATTTCTgtcgacattttaatttttgattgtcggttttttgatttgtattttgtaatttttgtttacaaacTTTATTCTTTTATACTTTgcttaggtataataatttaaattatcttaaataattatatttcaaaatttaaacttcgtATTTTACTAAGTAAATAATTGAACATCTCTCTGTGacaaaaattctataaaatgtaagtaaatgtacttagaaaataataatataaattgatctCTGATGCATACGATCTAATCGTATGATTTCAGAATTAATTTAGTTAAGTAGTATGtattaacaacaattaataaataaaatttaattatttttataacttaacacattctacatattaatataatttaactaggtTCAGTATCACGGCTTTATCTAAAACCTTATTCAGTATACGgcttattaattacttaataagGAGAACATACCTTATGTAATGAACGGAATATAGTTGAATTGTACCTTTTGAATTACCTTAATAGTTATTGATTGACACTTAAACACAAAtttcttgttttattttttttaacttaattttttatttgggcTTACTGTTACGTACATTGAACAATAAGCTTATTTGATAATACTTAATATGTCTTTAattaaaagatatattttaatacttattattgaaatatcaagtatatattaatattcttcgATATTCTTTGACTATTCTTAAAATTTgtgatttttgttattaattgttattaatttatgtagcaCACCTACATATTGGtgtaaattaatgttatattaccaataataaatttgtaaatggaACACAAACTAAGTttacatgaaatatttatatattttaaaagttgtgattttatatcaaatgtcagtgttgtaatttatttactcaCATCTTATGACTTTATTAATGTTATGTATGTAGGGCTGCAGTAGCAAATAAACCTAAATCTGAAATGACCCCCGAAGAGTTGGCAAAACGCGAGGAAGAAGAATTCACTACAGGTCCTATGTCTGTCCTGACTCAATCTGTCCGTAACAATACTCAGGTGCTGATCAATTGTCGTAATAATAGAAAACTTTTGGCAAGAATCAAAGCTTTTGATCGACATTGTAATATGGTGTTAGAAAATGTACGAGAAATGTGGACTGAGTTACCTAAGACTGGCAAGGGCAAgaaaaaggtacctatattaaaatagtataaaccagtatttttaacttttataatgcATGTTTAGATATTGAATGAGATAggaaatgtaattatttgttgtaatatattagcttttacaattttaaacttcttattaaatattgtttattgttttaggCAAAGGCAGTTAGTCGTGataagtatatttcaaaaatgtttctaCGTGGTGATTCAGTAATTTTAGTTGTTAAGAACCCTAAAGAAGCTGTTCGTCAACAACCACCAGCTCCTTGAAATATATATTCCACTTTGTAAGAACTAGATTT
This genomic interval carries:
- the LOC132938199 gene encoding small nuclear ribonucleoprotein Sm D2-like is translated as MAAVANKPKSEMTPEELAKREEEEFTTGPMSVLTQSVRNNTQVLINCRNNRKLLARIKAFDRHCNMVLENVREMWTELPKTGKGKKKAKAVSRDKYISKMFLRGDSVILVVKNPKEAVRQQPPAP